Proteins from one Nicotiana tabacum cultivar K326 chromosome 23, ASM71507v2, whole genome shotgun sequence genomic window:
- the LOC107771375 gene encoding BTB/POZ domain-containing protein At1g63850 yields the protein MLWILGPKGQTSEPHHAHFERVITLHYMATTTTHLKFQTQHIKPKRRRCRETTITTSSSSGKESFSSSDFSPTTCSTQCLNETRKLDTPTIVSPENSWCCPASKSSPPPPPISASSSPSNLKIPYSPTTFPKVMESLSSTTTATFYGSGGGTPIPNNNTHEAFPSSFSKFNSALTAGLLNPMSPPPSMDNKTRSSPTLFEMMANEPECIPRSTINNTPISNGGLNQKLSTSLMPQDKQALMQHRLLDLLACRSPGNQFNDSGSSDVKLTLSSKDGFSVAMNVHRQILVAHSRFFAVKLSEKWVKQQRNSGPYIVEIADCDDIEVYIETLRLMYCKDLRKKLMKEDVPKVLGILKVSAAIGFDAGVLSCLEYLEAAPWAEDEEEKVASLLSELRLEGVGAGEVLRRVSLDVTSGTESANGNEEVLLKLLHVVLEGKDEKARREMKGLVSKMLHENSSHNDLRKESLYSACNACLQLLRHHFLRVADAGMADVSQIARQADNLHWILDILIDRQIAEDFLRTWASQSELSAAHPKVPALHRYEVSRVTARLFVGIGKGQLLASKDARCSLLQTWLLPFYEDFGWMRRASRGLDRHLIEDGLSNTILTLPMALQQEILTSWFDRFLNSGDDCPNIQRGFEIWWRRAFWRRNGEPERPRQMRVMTATIENS from the exons ATGCTATGGATTTTAGGCCCTAAAGGACAAACAAGTGAACCACACCACGCCCACTTCGAAAGGGTCATTACATTACACTATATGGCAACAACTACTACACATCTCAAATTCCAAACACAACACATTAAACCCAAACGTCGTCGTTGCCGTGAGACTACCATTACTACTTCCTCCTCTTCTGGTAAGGAGTCTTTTAGCTCTTCTGATTTTTCGCCTACCACCTGTTCGACACAATGCCTGAACGAAACTCGTAAACTTGATACACCTACTATTGTCTCTCCTGAGAACTCATGGTGTTGTCCTGCTTCTAAATCCTCGCCGCCGCCACCACCCATTTCAGCCTCCTCCTCGCCTTCAAATCTCAAGATCCCGTACTCGCCAACTACATTTCCTAAAGTTATGGAATCTCTCAGCAGTACAACAACAGCCACCTTTTACGGTAGTGGAGGAGGTACTCCTATCCCAAACAACAACACCCACGAAGCATTTCCATCATCTTTCAGCAAATTCAACTCTGCACTCACAGCTGGGCTTTTAAACCCTATGTCACCGCCACCTTCTATGGACAACAAGACTCGTTCAAGCCCAACCCTTTTCGAAATGATGGCAAATGAACCCGAATGTATTCCAAGATCAACAATCAATAACACACCCATTTCGAATGGGGGCTTAAATCAGAAGCTTTCTACTTCCCTTATGCCACAAGACAAACAGGCCTTAATGCAACATCGACTTTTGGATCTTTTAGCCTGTAGGAGCCCGGGGAATCAGTTTAATGATTCGGGTTCGAGTGATGTGAAGTTAACATTGAGTTCTAAGGATGGTTTCAGTGTTGCTATGAATGTTCATAGGCAGATCTTGGTGGCCCATAGTAGGTTTTTTGCTGTAAAGTTGTCTGAGAAATGGGTAAAGCAACAGAGGAATTCGGGTCCTTACATTGTTGAGATTGCAGATTGTGATGATATTGAAGTGTATATTGAGACCTTGAGATTAATGTATTGCAAGGATTTGAGGAAAAAACTCATGAAAGAAGATGTTCctaaagtccttggaatcttaaAG GTTTCAGCGGCAATTGGGTTTGATGCGGGGGTGTTATCGTGCCTGGAGTACTTGGAGGCTGCTCCTTGGGctgaggatgaagaagaaaagGTAGCTTCACTACTGTCTGAGCTTCGTCTTGAAGGAGTAGGTGCTGGGGAAGTTTTAAGGAGGGTATCTCTTGATGTTACATCGGGAACAGAGAGTGCAAATGGGAATGAGGAAGTGCTTCTCAAGTTATTGCATGTGGTTCTTGAAGGGAAGGATGAGAAGGCGAGGCGAGAGATGAAGGGCTTAGTATCCAAAATGTTGCACGAGAATTCATCTCATAACGACTTGAGGAAGGAGTCACTGTATTCAGCTTGCAATGCATGTCTGCAATTGCTTCGCCATCATTTTTTACGGGTAGCAGACGCAGGCATGGCGGATGTGAGTCAGATTGCACGACAGGCTGATAATCTGCATTGGATTTTGGATATCTTGATTGATAGACAGATAGCTGAAGATTTTTTGAGGACTTGGGCTTCTCAGTCTGAATTATCTGCGGCACATCCTAAGGTGCCTGCACTTCATAGGTATGAGGTTAGTAGGGTCACGGCTAGACTGTTTGTTGGAATTGGTAAAGGGCAATTACTCGCTTCCAAGGATGCTAGGTGCTCTCTTTTGCAGACATGGTTATTGCCATTCTATGAGGATTTTGGATGGATGAGGAGGGCATCAAGAGGTCTTGACCGGCATTTAATCGAGGATGGCCTCAGTAATACTATTCTGACCCTACCAATGGCATTGCAGCAAGAAATTTTAACGTCTTggtttgatcggtttttaaactCCGGTGATGACTGCCCGAATATCCAGAGAGGATTTGAGATTTGGTGGAGAAGGGCTTTCTGGAGGCGAAATGGCGAGCCTGAACGGCCTCGTCAAATGCGTGTCATGACTGCAACAATTGAGAACTCTTGA
- the LOC107771358 gene encoding phosphoglycerate mutase-like protein AT74H isoform X1 — protein sequence MSNFFSKIYSTSFGVNHQKLHPNSSTIRCCNDEYSGVQHKSRELNGWVSSFPEKNLVLSYPGIVKPPRPKRIILVRHGQSEGNIDESVYTRVADPNVGLTEKGVEEAEECGRKMREMIEKDGGDDWKVYFYVSPYKRGIETLRNLAKSFERSRIAGVREEPRLREQDFGNFQDKEQMKIEKAVRARYGRFFYRFPNGESAADVYDRITGFRETLRSDIDIGRFQPPGQQSSNMNLVIVSHGLTLRVFLMRWYKWTVDQFEGLHNMSNGGMIVMERGYGGRYCLSVHHTREELQKFGMTDEMLIDQEWQKIAKPGELNYDCLITGPSYFTHFDDDEDKNFEM from the exons ATGAGTAACTTTTTCTCCAAGATTTATTCAACTTCTTTTGGAGTAAATCATCAAAAACTTCACCCAAATTCTAGTACAATACGATGTTGCAATGATGAATATTCTGGAGTGCAACATAAATCTAGAGAACTAAATGGTTGGGTTAGTAGTTTCCCAGAAAAGAACCTAGTATTATCATATCCAGGCATTGTAAAACCACCTAGGCCAAAAAGAATTATTCTTGTACGACATGGACAAAGTGAAGGAAATATAGATGAAAGTGTGTATACAAGAGTAGCTGATCCTAACGTTGGATTGACAGAAAAAGGAGTAGAAGAAGCAGAGGAATGTGGAAGAAAAATGAGGGAAATGATTGAGAAAGATGGTGGAGATGATTGGAAGGTTTATTTCTATGTGTCACCTTATAAAAGAGGTATCGAAACTTTGCGTAATTTGGCTAAGTCATTTGAACGTTCAAGAATTGCTGGTGTTAGAGAAGAGCCTCGGCTAAGAGAGCAAGACTTTG GAAATTTCCAGGACAAAGAACAAATGAAGATAGAGAAAGCTGTGCGAGCTCGTTATGGTCGTTTCTTTTATAGGTTTCCTAATGGGGAATCAGCAGCAGATGTGTATGACAGAATCACAG GGTTCAGAGAAACTCTTAGAAGTGATATTGACATAGGAAGATTTCAACCACCTGGTCAGCAGAGTTCAAATATGAACTTGGTTATAGTTTCTCATGGACTTACTCTAAGAGTTTTCTTGATGAGATGGTATAAATGGACAGTTGATCAATTTGAAGGACTTCATAATATGAGTAATGGGGGCATGATTGTCATGGAAAGAGGCTATGGTGGAAG GTACTGCTTGTCAGTGCACCATACAAGGGAGGAGTTGCAGAAATTTGGGATGACTGATGAGATGCTAATTGACCAAGAATG GCAAAAGATAGCAAAGCCAGGTGAACTGAATTATGATTGCTTGATTACTGGACCATCTTACTTTACTCACTTTGATGATGACGAAGACAAGAATTTTGAGATGTGA
- the LOC107771358 gene encoding phosphoglycerate mutase-like protein AT74 isoform X2 has protein sequence MSNFFSKIYSTSFGVNHQKLHPNSSTIRCCNDEYSGVQHKSRELNGWVSSFPEKNLVLSYPGIVKPPRPKRIILVRHGQSEGNIDESVYTRVADPNVGLTEKGVEEAEECGRKMREMIEKDGGDDWKVYFYVSPYKRGIETLRNLAKSFERSRIAGVREEPRLREQDFGNFQDKEQMKIEKAVRARYGRFFYRFPNGESAADVYDRITVDQFEGLHNMSNGGMIVMERGYGGRYCLSVHHTREELQKFGMTDEMLIDQEWQKIAKPGELNYDCLITGPSYFTHFDDDEDKNFEM, from the exons ATGAGTAACTTTTTCTCCAAGATTTATTCAACTTCTTTTGGAGTAAATCATCAAAAACTTCACCCAAATTCTAGTACAATACGATGTTGCAATGATGAATATTCTGGAGTGCAACATAAATCTAGAGAACTAAATGGTTGGGTTAGTAGTTTCCCAGAAAAGAACCTAGTATTATCATATCCAGGCATTGTAAAACCACCTAGGCCAAAAAGAATTATTCTTGTACGACATGGACAAAGTGAAGGAAATATAGATGAAAGTGTGTATACAAGAGTAGCTGATCCTAACGTTGGATTGACAGAAAAAGGAGTAGAAGAAGCAGAGGAATGTGGAAGAAAAATGAGGGAAATGATTGAGAAAGATGGTGGAGATGATTGGAAGGTTTATTTCTATGTGTCACCTTATAAAAGAGGTATCGAAACTTTGCGTAATTTGGCTAAGTCATTTGAACGTTCAAGAATTGCTGGTGTTAGAGAAGAGCCTCGGCTAAGAGAGCAAGACTTTG GAAATTTCCAGGACAAAGAACAAATGAAGATAGAGAAAGCTGTGCGAGCTCGTTATGGTCGTTTCTTTTATAGGTTTCCTAATGGGGAATCAGCAGCAGATGTGTATGACAGAATCACAG TTGATCAATTTGAAGGACTTCATAATATGAGTAATGGGGGCATGATTGTCATGGAAAGAGGCTATGGTGGAAG GTACTGCTTGTCAGTGCACCATACAAGGGAGGAGTTGCAGAAATTTGGGATGACTGATGAGATGCTAATTGACCAAGAATG GCAAAAGATAGCAAAGCCAGGTGAACTGAATTATGATTGCTTGATTACTGGACCATCTTACTTTACTCACTTTGATGATGACGAAGACAAGAATTTTGAGATGTGA